The segment aggTACGAATCGTGACCAAGAAGACTAGGCCTTCAGTCTCCTTGATCgtgtacaaataaatttttatattcatacatACTgctttcatgtttttttcataaatcaatattgatcatatttttcagtgtttattttgataatatatattttttctgtgGAGTTTTGATATGACTTCATGAACTAATGTAAGCTGACAGTATCCAGAGAAATCAGAAGAGTATACGATTAAATAATCCATCAACGATAAAGTAAacgaaaaattgtaaaatcattgagtaattaattttattgtttaaaaattgactGATTAAGACAATCAtctgttgtttaaaaataaaaaactactttaataattactaCTCATCTCGTCTCTtatctatcaaaaaaattagaataattattttagatactctattatttttaactatcaATTTCATCTGTAagcaatatcaaaaaaaagaaatattatatattgtcacgacgaatttaattttatatatatcttgaagataaaaatCTTGCAGCATGAAGATCTGTGCTgcagatattttatttgattgtatCTTTCAAATCATTGCTAAAAATCACAAAAGACTTTTATTCACAAAGATCTTTTCAGGTAGATCAGTGACACGATTGATTTTCGATATTTAAATAGCAATTTGTTGACTTGAAATGGTAAATACTACTGGAATAAACTCGACTTCATATTTTCACAATAtaactataaaaattaacgaatatcaacatttaaacgatgcattgtattttttttattgtttaatgttCCTGTTATGACTCGGTGTGTATCTGTTGAATCAATCAGTATGAACATAATAATGAATCttatcatcattttaaatttcataatcaCTTGAAAacataataacataaataacatcaaaataatataagtctacttgttttttttttttttttcaatttaaattttatttttttaattgataaagctggtgagtaaatatttaatatatttattattaaactaagcaaattattttcatatatttcgAATTATCTTTTACATTTATAGTTAACTTTagtctaaataatatttaaaattctgcTCAAGGATACATAAATTCTCTGCCTCTAAATTTTccaatcaagtatttttttttttttttcaaatataatcgGCCAACAATGTTCAAATGTTTATGATATTTAACAAGCACCCAATCAGAAATGTTTTcttgattgaaaattttgaaattagataaattttcaatcatttaatttaaacaaaacctttggttattaaaattaacaaattatttttagacttaattttattagtaaaataaaaataagtcatcaaataatttttagatacAACAAACGAAtaatattcaaagaaaaagcTTTTatctttacattttaatttacaaaaattatatttgtaaaaaaattaagtttttcaTGGAACATCTTTGGTAAGTTGTTCAAAGCATGTTGTACATTTTAGCcggttttaaattgttttttaatttgaattatataataacttatttaaatatttttctttatgagtttctataaaaaatttaaattgtgatATCGAAAATATATCGATAGGACTGTTTTAACATTATAGTGCGTTTTATTATGCATTTTGAATGTTTAaagatataattttgaaagGTATTTGTACTTATCTCTTATtgatttttgtcattttagacttaatttatttagaatgtgccatttgttgatgttttaatttttatatttactaataataaaaaataataataatgcaataatGAATTTCAAAAACTTGGCAAAACGTAAAAGTTAAACATATTCAGTTTTTTACGTTTGTTATTccaattttgtattattatattttaattttttacacacTTGACATGACGAGATTTTGGATTACGTCTCAATTTTTTAGTAGAATTATTACTAAGTAAATTTTCGGAAAGTTTTCGTTTAGATGCGGAATTGAGACAGGAAGTTTTGGGCAGTACAATATCTGAttgttgtgatgatgatgatgaagatgacgatgacgatgatgatgaggatgaggatgatgatgattgtgatgGAGCATTTTGTATTGGCAGAGACAAAGTTGAAGTTGAAGTTGACGTTGATTCAGTTGGACAATCAATTGAAGTATCATTTTCTCCAATTGGTATGAAATTTATTGGCTCAAATGCGTCTGATGAAGTTGCTTGATTTGTAAAAGCTGTCAGATCATCAGCTGGCAGTGGAACAGCTTGACCACAACCATTACACATTGATATTGCAGGTGATTTTGATCGCCAATATTGGAGTTCTGTTTTACACTTGTTTAATtcctaaaaaacaaattgattttaatttttttccatgtcaCATAAGAAGCTTCTTCATTctcaaaaacaaatttcaattaatattcttAATTTGAagctatattatttttaatttaaatgaagggttttccagaaaaaaaaattaagaaacaaacaaaataagcgtttattttattttttgtcaggACAAAAAGAAAACCCTTCGGATCATTTATTGTACCTTGGTAAATACCTGTAGTAACGTGCTGAATTTACGTGAtgtttcttcattttttttaacattgtcaTCTAAACGATTAACATATTCgacaatttgtttttgttgttcagCAATTTTAGTCTTACAACTTCTAAGATCACGACGTACAAGTAAAAGTTGACAATTATATCTTTTCATtccttgttttattttacgtaTACGTTTacgtaaaattatatttgattgcgatgatgataatacatGAGAATCCATAAGACAAGAATCATCAACTAAATTTCTTGGAGTACATTCTCTTCTACTACCACTTGCTTTGTTATTGTCACTCGTCATTGGTGTTGAGTCAAGTGATGTAAAtggtttatttgaattattcgaagctataaaaataatttattataaaactaattcaaattattataaaacaattaaataatttaaagatatttacatgaaaatgttCCAGCAAGATCCAAAAAATCTGGTCCAAAGTATGAAATTTCTGGTAAAGTTGGTTCAATtctttctttaaaatattccATTGCCATTGTTGTCAAATCAAATAGCTCATCTGTTACTTTGTATGGTTTTATTAACTTGGGTGTAACTTTTATGTAGTGCAATATACGATACACTTCATCCAAAatctaaaaacaaatttaaatattatatttatagaaataattatatgataaaatattttatttacttctCCAGGAAAAAAGCAACAATGTTTTCGTTCAATATGTTTTCCAAAGCTCATTTGCAAAAGTGTTAAACGCATATGAAGTGTTTCAATGATATCACATTCACATGCTAAAGGATGATTACGTCTTGCTGATTCTCTTCTTGGCATTTGagatttaattgattgaaaacGACTCAACATTTGTGATTGCAAACGTTGAAAAGTCGAACTCAATCGAGAGGCACATACTGTGTTTATCTGATGACATAcctatattgaaaaataaaaaaatataattataacaaattatgtatattaataGTGGATGAAAAATTATCGTGTGTTTGTAAACCTGTTTCGCTGATAAGAATAACCggataattcttttttttttttcaaacaaattaatCAAGACTAGTTagtaaaagtataaattttttaaataaaaagaacacgTGTAACATCtaggcatttaaaaaaattgttatcagcatataaaataatggtaaattaacGTTCGATGATCGTTAGTGGTTATAAAATTTAGCCcagtcctttttttttttctatcatcaattaatattttttttatcaatgctTACAAGTGCTTACCAAACACATTATTTGATTGGAATAATATTGTAACTTATTATTGgtgtttttattaacaaacCAGGCGTAAGTTGGCAACAGTATTGAAGTCCAGAtgagttgttattttttcaagcaGCTCAAGTGGTAAATCAAGAAGAGTGCATCGTTGAACTGGTATTGATTCCAATGATAATTGTGAAGTATTTCCATGATTAGTTTGATTTTTTCGACTTAATCCAGTCTCAACAGATTCACCTGTTCTTCCCGAGCTGCTCCCACTGCCTATATTACTAGTTTGTCGAGTCGACaccattttgtttttgtaattttctttgtctcaatcctaaaaaaaataacaaataagtCAATTAATTGACTGAATTTTatgaatacataaaaaaatgtttttgtaattatttttctgagTAACTTAGGGAAGTACTAGGTTCAAATCCAACCTGTGACATATTTCTACAAGCTATATATGAAATGACAGATAGGCTGATAAATTGTTGTTGTCTTCAggttgattataattttttcagacATGGATAATGTTCATTAACATTACTTGAACatcttttaaatatgtaaataatttttttttaattatatgacGTTTAACTAGTCAAGTCAATGAACTGCAGTGACACTTTGGTGAAAAACAAACTGTGTTTATACCACATACTGAGAAATGTAACAGAATTTACTGATCgtttctatttttatcaaaaagttctatcaaataacaagaaaattatGCATTTATggcaaaaatttattcatcaatattatgaGTGATGTTGTTTAGCTGAACTTTCCAAATAGTTGTGATTGGCTGACACTGGTACCAGATGAAATTTTCGATTTAACAGATAGTACATATTTTCCAActgaacaaaataatttacttttttttttttttattgctatgATCAAACTACTTTGAGGCATTACAATTCAAGAATACGTGACTTTTCAAATCACATATTTCAATGGTATCAAggtcataaaaaaatactgaatcCCTGATGTTCTTTTGTATCAACAATCATCAAGTGATACAACACAACTAGGTCTAATTTGcatttacataattatttttttcagttcaattataaaaactagatagaaaaaatattgtagcATTCagcaattaaatttctttgactattttttaaatttaacaaatacttttgttaaattaattttcactcTGAGTATTGATAACTTTGTTGACAATAATTAGCCTATTTTTAATTCCTCactttcaaaatataaattaatttaaaatctggatttatagattaaattatttgatgatttcggtctttgttaaatttatttttttttttaataaattaaccacTTATGTTTCTCAGTAGATATTAAATGTCAATAACATCTTGATAGCTGCATTTGACATGgacatgattatttatttatcaaacaatgtgagtaaaaaaaaaagttggatttcattgttattatattttactaaACAAGAGcagaacaaaagaaaaaatatgcttATGCGTAAATTTTTTCGGAGCAtgttaaaatgatttttaaaataatatgaaagttatttaataattaatttaattttcttaccAGAAGGATTCAATGATAGCTCACTAAATGATGAGTACTTATCGAATTGTCTACAACAGTCTACAATGACGTATTGAAAGTTGAACTGGCACTGTAGTTTCTAGAAGTTCGACATGGAAACTtttgacatttaattttttttttattagaatttattattgcttgttaaaaatattcatgtatttctttactttaataaataattaatgaatgtatatatatttttttaaattttttacaatattatattgtattttttttgtttaattgtaATTGCACACTTTATTGGCAGCCAGCCCAGTCACTACTATGAACGTTAGtcaacactttttttatttttttttctagatataTTTTCTAGCaccgaaaatatatataataaatataatgccGGCTGCTACGTTGTCAGAATGCAACTTCGAATGAAAGTATTAAACATAATTTCAATAactgtattaaaaaaacatcatctACGGTACACAAAGTATCatgaaagatgaaaataactGCAGGGTATATATGTAACAAAGTATATCTAAACTTTTATGTATTTActttacatatatacatattatatatacatactttGTACATatgtagtatatatatatacatacttcTCAAGTCGACTTTACACTGTTTTCATTGCTTTTTTACAAAGTCCCTAAATAAATCTAGAGACtttagattttataaaaatgagtaACTATGAGAATAAGATGAAAGCGCCATCTCCTAAACAAAACTAAGATAAACAAATAGATTGAATAAACATAACctagttttttaattgttatcattacaataaattgcaataataatacaaaaatatacaaaaataaatatcagcttaaataataatatttaacggTACTTTCGatagagaaaaagaaaaatttgtgaCACTAGTAACTGTACAGGTAACTGCTAATCTAATTGTTTATCTTTTTGCTTATAAttagtcaatttttattaaacatttcatCTGTCAATGATAATGTAATAATTACTGTAAAATACGAGGaattgttatattaatatttataaacattttagacGACAAAATGAAAGCAGAGTTGAGATTAATTCGTTCATTAATGCATGGTATTCGTTCAACAACCAAAGAATCACATGCCAAAGACAATATTATGGTACGATATATTATGGAGCAGGCAAGAGCTCATAAAGAGACATCAGAAACTCTTTGCAAAGCTCGTGAAGAACTTACACATTTGGCAGATACATACAACTTTTATCTTGGTTCACAAAAACTTTataatgacattattataaattatggtGGAAAAGGAGAGCGAAGTGTACGTGAAACTGCTGATCTTGTTGGTTTTAAGCTTCCACATGAtcctcaataaaaattatttttttaataattattattatagtaatAACATGTTAATATTaggtaattaaatattctttaacttgaaatttttctacatatttttctttatttaaaagcAAAATCTATAACTTACCTTGAACAACTTGAATTTAATgcatatttcattttttttaactaaaaataacagagcaatgtaattttaaaaaaataaaaaattcgattcttatttttattattcaagacATGGAGAATAGggatctattttatatttcaattaacgTGTAAATTAGTAGAGATAATAATGAACAAAGTAAAGACGTGCAGATTGcttagttaaaataaaaataaaaaattattttttgtctaagAGAATATagcaaatattatttcatgaaTCAATTCAGCTATATAATTTCAAAGATaccaaatataaataataattgctttCGTCGAAATCACTTTGCCAGGACTCAATTAActgtttcaaaatttatctggtagaaaaatatttttgacacAGATTTCATGctggaaaaatttctccgatACTGTTTGCATGCCGGAGAAATCACCGAGaattatttccaccagggttacaccgtaaataattatatattttttcaatgaaatctGCTAGAGTTTCTTGAGGAAACCATGATTATAAGTTCTTTTTGAGTTAGATGAAAGGAAATTTCGCATTTAATGAATCACCTCaacgaatttttttaagaGCTAATAATAAAGAACCGTACTTTATACCTTCATGATCAAGTAAATatgatattgatatatattcacttggttataaataaacatcgaagaaaaatagaaaaaatatcggAGAAAATCTGAGAAAAAATTTCCGTCAAAATTCTGCAGATCGTAGGTCCGAGGAGTGCTATACAAAAATTACGTGAATGCTCAATGCAGCGTTTTTTAAACCGCGATCCCTTTAATCTTTACAAGGAACAACTAAATTTTCAAGTGATAAGTTGATATCTGAGAAAAATCGTGATTTTTTTCTGGTGAGAAACGGACTTTGGCAAAGAACTTTGATCGAAAAATTAGCTAGTGGAACTTTATAGAATAACAAATCCAATCTAATCTTAAAGTGTACAACAAAAAACACTATCGAAAACATATACTGACATATATATTACATGTTTTCATCTGGCTTCTGTAGGAGAAACCCCATACatataatttgatgaaatataatagCACTCATATATCGCTTATAGAAATTTTCTTCTaacgaaaatttatttaatatataatgcttttataatttttaccaatttttttttattataattccttgcatgtaattatatttttgaatagtttaaaattttttttatcataaaataacaaatagaagaaataaaatcatcctttgtatgtaaaaaaaaaaagccttaaatacaatttgccatttatgttttattatgggttcaaacgaaaaaaaattacaacaaaaatattaaaaaatcactatataataatttcccaaagataattaaataataaaacatttttaatattttttttttttgataattcacatacagaaaaaatatgcaattaGTTAAgaatatgaatattaattcGATACATAATtacaagatttaaaaaaacgttATAAATgcttaaaattacaaaaaaaatttatatgaaaataaaattataattctgtATGTTGcgatggaaatttttttaaaacagcaTGATAAAGATTATAAAATGCCCAAGCACTTGCACTTATAACAACCACAAATACTCCACCAAAAATAAGAGACAAAAAATTTCCATCAATAACATcagttcttattttttcttttttagctGAAATATCTCCAAGTGTATATCCACTTTGTTCTTTCATCATTCTTTTAACATTTGCTAGACGCTCTCTAAGATCATCCACAGACTCCGATATATCCTCAATTGTTTCTTCAGAATCCAATTCTTCATTGAGAactatttcgaaaaaataataaaaaatttaatttataataaacacaattttacaataagataaatttattttatatatacttttatgtTTTCTATAACAAACATGATCTGGTGACACCATTCTGTATATCAATGTTTCTCAAATTAAACTGGACCAAATAACACAATGAATTGCAGTCTCTCTTGAAATTGATATAGGTCCAAGTATTGATCATCAAAGTATCATGCGCAGTCTCAGTTTTAACCTTCATTTTTCCaacagtaaaaatttaatactataaaaaatttagctactaatattttataattaatatatatttaattaacaattaatttcatcaatcatataattaacaatataaaattaattaataataaatacaaataaattagtttttcaagtttaagtatatattttcatgtaaatatcatttgtatttgataaaataagcctaaaataaaaacaaatttcatgataaaatattaaacgtaaaaattgataatgacaTGATCATAAagctgattaaaaataaaaataaacgtttTAAATTTCCGCTGTAAACAGCATGTGTAAGATAAGTATCCTTTCGATTAAATTCGTGTATTTTCGTGACAACTCGGAAAGCAAGTTATAATCCTGACGTCACATTACAAAATGGCGTCGTTATTGGAACTGGAGACCTGGAGTATAGTACAGTAGCATACAGTAGAAAAACTGGGCAGTAGTAATAGTCGTAGGTGTGTCAgtttggtgttttttttttcacttatttagaatttttttaatatcgtgaaaattaaaaataataataaaaaaatatcatacttaatacaaattaaattattggttaataatatattaaaataaatatttatctaataaattataaaacagaaaaaaaaaaaaaaaaatttctaaaaccATTACAAccatttttcatacaaataaattttgtccCTTAAtctcataataaatatatttttctataagtTCCATAATAGTGTAATAtgtaacaataacaaaaaaaacattttttttttttttttttaattgataacaCATCAACATTTGACGActgaagaaaatttatttttccaaaaaaaaaagtttgttattaattgttttttttttttgtttatgtaagtttattattattattttgataattaatttatattgccTTAAGTGTGTCTATAGAATAAACATTATGGATGTTATGTTGTAATCATGGATGTTATGTGTGTTACAGTAAAATGATGATAACGTAGATATCAATAGGAGCTGCACAAGTTTTTTCACCGgtatacttatatatacacatataaattatcaataataaataaatttaaaagcatCCATGGAACGAATAGCgatgaatatttatcaaaataacaacaatacaaaaaatattttgaattttttttcaagtaaatgattgataaa is part of the Aphidius gifuensis isolate YNYX2018 linkage group LG1, ASM1490517v1, whole genome shotgun sequence genome and harbors:
- the LOC122848349 gene encoding protein FMC1 homolog — protein: MKAELRLIRSLMHGIRSTTKESHAKDNIMVRYIMEQARAHKETSETLCKAREELTHLADTYNFYLGSQKLYNDIIINYGGKGERSVRETADLVGFKLPHDPQ
- the LOC122848344 gene encoding uncharacterized protein LOC122848344 produces the protein MVSPDHVCYRKHKILNEELDSEETIEDISESVDDLRERLANVKRMMKEQSGYTLGDISAKKEKIRTDVIDGNFLSLIFGGVFVVVISASAWAFYNLYHAVLKKFPSQHTEL
- the LOC122848246 gene encoding F-box only protein 28-like isoform X3 encodes the protein MCLVCHQINTVCASRLSSTFQRLQSQMLSRFQSIKSQMPRRESARRNHPLACECDIIETLHMRLTLLQMSFGKHIERKHCCFFPGEILDEVYRILHYIKVTPKLIKPYKVTDELFDLTTMAMEYFKERIEPTLPEISYFGPDFLDLAGTFSSSNNSNKPFTSLDSTPMTSDNNKASGSRRECTPRNLVDDSCLMDSHVLSSSQSNIILRKRIRKIKQGMKRYNCQLLLVRRDLRSCKTKIAEQQKQIVEYVNRLDDNVKKNEETSRKFSTLLQVFTKELNKCKTELQYWRSKSPAISMCNGCGQAVPLPADDLTAFTNQATSSDAFEPINFIPIGENDTSIDCPTESTSTSTSTLSLPIQNAPSQSSSSSSSSSSSSSSSSSSSQQSDIVLPKTSCLNSASKRKLSENLLSNNSTKKLRRNPKSRHVKCVKN
- the LOC122848246 gene encoding F-box only protein 28-like isoform X1; this translates as MVSTRQTSNIGSGSSSGRTGESVETGLSRKNQTNHGNTSQLSLESIPVQRCTLLDLPLELLEKITTHLDFNTVANLRLVCHQINTVCASRLSSTFQRLQSQMLSRFQSIKSQMPRRESARRNHPLACECDIIETLHMRLTLLQMSFGKHIERKHCCFFPGEILDEVYRILHYIKVTPKLIKPYKVTDELFDLTTMAMEYFKERIEPTLPEISYFGPDFLDLAGTFSSSNNSNKPFTSLDSTPMTSDNNKASGSRRECTPRNLVDDSCLMDSHVLSSSQSNIILRKRIRKIKQGMKRYNCQLLLVRRDLRSCKTKIAEQQKQIVEYVNRLDDNVKKNEETSRKFSTLLQVFTKELNKCKTELQYWRSKSPAISMCNGCGQAVPLPADDLTAFTNQATSSDAFEPINFIPIGENDTSIDCPTESTSTSTSTLSLPIQNAPSQSSSSSSSSSSSSSSSSSSSQQSDIVLPKTSCLNSASKRKLSENLLSNNSTKKLRRNPKSRHVKCVKN
- the LOC122848246 gene encoding F-box only protein 28-like isoform X2, translating into MVSTRQTSNIGSGSSSGRTGESVETGLSRKNQTNHGNTSQLSLESIPVQRCTLLDLPLELLEKITTHLDFNTVANLRLVCHQINTVCASRLSSTFQRLQSQMLSRFQSIKSQMPRRESARRNHPLACECDIIETLHMRLTLLQMSFGKHIERKHCCFFPGEILDEVYRILHYIKVTPKLIKPYKVTDELFDLTTMAMEYFKERIEPTLPEISYFGPDFLDLAGTFSSSNNSNKPFTSLDSTPMTSDNNKASGSRRECTPRNLVDDSCLMDSHVLSSSQSNIILRKRIRKIKQGMKRYNCQLLLVRRDLRSCKTKIAEQQKQIVEYVNRLDDNVKKNEETSRKFSTLLQELNKCKTELQYWRSKSPAISMCNGCGQAVPLPADDLTAFTNQATSSDAFEPINFIPIGENDTSIDCPTESTSTSTSTLSLPIQNAPSQSSSSSSSSSSSSSSSSSSSQQSDIVLPKTSCLNSASKRKLSENLLSNNSTKKLRRNPKSRHVKCVKN